GTTGGTACGTGTACGTAGTGGGtattttctttattctcCATTGTCATATTGTACAGGAAATGATCATATATTTTTACCAAATCCGAAGATAGAGCTCCTTCAAATACctaattttcttttccgcaacgattcttcttcctatCGTCTGTGCCTTTGGCGATTTGCATTGTTGGAAGTGAATTGGAGATGCTCAGTAACGTTGTTTTTGGGAGAAAACCCGGTGTCCAGCCTCAGGTTAAGAGCTGAGTCTGATGTGCGCGACAAATTGTTGATTCGTACCTAGTACTGAACATTACTGCCATCACTAacacatacatgtacctatgtACAACAACAGTATTGAGACAGCTTCAAATTTTGGGAATTGTATTATGGAGAACAGGCTTTAAATTGTCGCTGCGTTGTAGTGGGTGATGAAATGTAGCATGGATGAGCGCCCTACCAAGTACAGTACCTAGACCAGAACTAGAAACAGCCCAGGCAGCATGATTTGGTTGAAAGACAACGTGTGTATCTTTGCCTTCATCATGAATATAAATTACTGGGCCAGTCACGGAAATTTGGACCCCAGAAAATTGGACCATTGACCATTCAGCGTAAGGCGAGTCCGCACGCTTTCGAGTTGGACCAACAACCTCATTGGCGAATTCATCCTCCACTATCATATGGATTATGCAGTTGGAGCCAGTGCTGATGAAAGAAAACTTCATTGCAGTATTCCATGTCAAATTGGAcctcttttatttttttcgTTTAATTGCGCGAGCTTGGCGTTGAGTCGGCTTTCCACGTTTTCCATGCTTTGGCGTCTCTGCATGGCTGCATGGTTGGTGGAGCACCAAAAGGTGATGAAGTTGTCACAAACTCGTGAGCAATGTTGGGCGAAAGAGTTTGCGAACAATTGCGTTGGTCGATGGAGGTAGTAATGAATAGCGTGGCGGCGCAGCTCCTTTACAGCTGAATCCTGATTGTGATGCCCACGAGTACCTGTCCTGAAGCAGCCTTTCCGAGTTTAGTTGGAAGATCCGGTCATTGAACTCAGGCAGCCATACTTCGGGAGGCTTGAAGCCACTATTGCAAGGACATGCAGATACCAGACCTGCAGACCAAAAGCACAGGCTAATCCGGACCCCACAGAAGATTTACAGGCGGTTGGGTTGGAAATCGGACTGGTGGGACTAAATCGTAGGAGAGAGTTTATAAGATACCCCGCTGAAAGTGTTCAAAAAGTatgagtacatacatgtgtTGAAGGCTTAAGACTGGAGGGGGTTACTGTGAGTACATATTTGAATGGAATATATCGTCATGAAGCAGTCCTCGAGATAAAACAGCTTGTTTTTACTATAGCAATCTTATAAAGCCTGGAATACTGCTTTCTAACTACGTGTATGCAACTCCAATGTTTGGCAATATTGATGTGGATCAACCTTTAGGCGGAGAATATTCTTGAAAGGTCCACTTTGCGGAAATATTGCTCCATTGTATCCAACTCTGGGGGGTTTTTCAACTAAATCCTGTTTAGTTCATGGTTCAAGCACATCCATCGCTCGACGGAACACGCTTACCTGGCTTGGGTGAACGACGGTTGGGTCATCTCTACCTTCATACCCAAATTCTTCGAAATAAAGAAAACCCTCGTCAATTTCGAGCTTCAGATCGGGCGGCAGGAATTCATTTGCTTCGTCACGAGGTACCACCACCACTTCGGACTTGGTCTTGGAGGCGTTTTGGAAAGCTCCCACCATTTCTCGCAGGGTTGCCCACTCTCTGTAGGCAATGAGATTTTTGCCCGGTTTTTCTTGGACCAGAGCTTTGACGAATGGTCCGGtgtcttcttctgcggcgATCCACGGGAACTTGACGTCGGGTGCCATTGTAGTAGTGAATTGGGCGGTTCCATCCGCAATCTGAGATGTGTCAGCACtttcttactttttttcccatttgATTGGCTGCCTCGGATAACTTGCCTTTCGAGGCATAAAGCTTGGGCTATCCACAAAAGTGCTTAAGAATAGACCTGCTTGGAAGAGGCTCGTTTTCGCCCACAGTTCTGGATGCTTGTCTTCAATATAGGCAGATGCGAGCGATTTGAAGTCAAAATGATAGACATGGATGTACTTTCCTCCAGACCATTTCGTCACATTAGAGAGGGTAGACAGAATGAATCTTTCCAAACTGGGCACTTGAGAAGCGGCGTCGATTGCATTCTTTAGCTGCTGTAATTCAGTTTCTCCCGCCAGCATGTTCAGCGGCTTCTCGCCGGTGCCTTTCTCTTGTTGAGCGAGAGCGCCGTATATCCCCCAAAAGTCGCTCACAACGAAAATAGCGTTGGCTTCTCGAAAAGCGACTGAGAGGCTGGAAACATCATCCATGTCTGCTTGGACAACTTCGACACCGCGAGCAGACAGTGCCTTGGCTTTTGCGCTGGAAGGATTTCGAGTAAGCCCTCTAACCCGCCATGCCGCGTCTTTCAGAAAAGTGTCGACAACAGAGCTGCCTTGGTTTCCAGTCGCACCGAGAACCACGATAAGTTTTTGGTCGGCCATGGTGACTTGGTGTGTCTGAAGGAAAGGATCTGCGCTTGTTTCGCCTCCAGTtatgttttttcttctctaaGATATAAAGCCTCTGAACGGTTCAAGTCCCATTGCTCTGAGAACCATGTATTTATATTCTGCTTTCTTTAGCTTCATGGAGACTATATGGCCATGTTTGCTCCATAAATCCTTTACAACTCCTGAGTCACGATGTATGGGTTACCAAGTGTAGAGTTTGGTTAAGAGCTGGCGTAACGGGTTGTAAATCATTATTGGTAATCGCTCTAGATTGGTAATTAGGAGCCCAAAATTGGAAATCCTAAACAGAGATGTGACGAAATTTGCCAATAGCCACAACAAGGTACATCTTTTCGAGCGATTTGTGCTGTTGGGCGTGCTTGAAGCCTTGAGCTGTCAAGTATCTTGTTGCGGAGAGAAGTGGAGCTGCGGATTTGCAGCCCGCAGTTGCCGGCTTGGGGCATGGCTTATGTAAAGTCCGCAAAAGAGATTGCCATAGTTTAGGACTGTTGAAATATATGATCAATTTGGCTTACTTCCCTACTAGGCTGGTCGGGCAGAGAGCCCCTCTTTATACTAATTACATCTAGTCCCCCGTTATTCGGCTTGTACAGATGCCTTGATGGTTACTGCCCCTTTTCAGCAAGACAAAGGCCAAATTTTAAGAGGTTTAGTTTGCATTGGCTGGAAGATATAGTATGACATGCATCATTTACTATTTCTTCAGAGGGCCTCATTGTTCTTGACTACATGAATGTATAGTATTACAAGCCGAGTCTTGGTATTAGCAACCCAAAGCCGGCTCGTGCTGAGCCTCCAATGCCTGATTGATCAAAAGTAGAGTCCAGTTCGCCATGGGCTCTTCCTCCACGACAGACTGGCGTGAATGAGTGTCTGGATTGTCCTTTCAATGTGTCCATGCGCCAGTTGGTTGTGCCTATGCGGCGCTTGTATATGTCTCAAAACTTGCACTTTGGCCGTTGTGATCTCACGCTTTGGAACGCCTCCCGTATTGCGGTGTGATTGGCCACGACATGTACTTGTGAGTGGTCTACAGTAGGATGTGCAACATCTTCTGCAGTGCCCAGACCAGGGCTGCTGTCTCCAACTCTTTCGCACCGTAGTTTCGCTCTGCTGTTGATTCGTACTAGACCGACCACTTCCACTGTTAACAAATGTATGAATGTATAGCGACATAAGTGATAAACCTGATGAATGGTGTGGCGGCGCAGTTACTTCACAGCTGGATCCTCATGTGATGCTGGTATTGACCTTTTCTGAAGCAGCACTGGAGCCTTTCTGAGTTTAGTTGGATGGTCCGGCCATTAAACTTGCACAGCCATAATTCGGGAGGCGTAAGCCACCATTgtctgtacatgtacctacatgcaGGTACCAGATTGCCAGACCAAAGCACAGGCCAGCTCCAGACCCCACAGCAGATTTGATGGTGGGGCCAAATCGCGGGAATGTCGATCAGGTACCCCACTAAggtccatccatggatgccaaTTGTCACCCGCGATACTGGAGGCCTGAGAGTGGGCGGCGGGTTATTGTTTGGCCTGAATGGATGAATTGATCATTGCATGCCCTTTACCATTTAAGCTCCATATCCTGCATAGAAAACTGCCACCATGTGGAGCCTAAGAAGTTTGAAATACTACGACAATCTCAAGACGCGAAGGGAGTGTACCATGCTGCTTCACTGCAGGACTGGATATATTGGCTTACGGTCGTATCTCAACCGGTTCGACAAAGAAAAGCCCACcactttttcctttttgcgAAGATGGCccgcatacatgtactataCAACTCACGTACTATACTATACAACATCTTTTCAGGTATTGCAAAGgtggggaagagaggagaaacagCATAGCGGAGGCCCGAAGAATATTATATTCCGAGGTCGGCGACGAAGACTATAATCTGTCTTCCATTTTTCAAGAGCATCCcgtcaaggccgtcaagtTTGCACTTGCCACATTCGGCATCCCCCAATTCTGCAAGGATAATTGGGATGCCGGAAAGAAACAGTCACCGGGGGGGAACGGGAACGCGGCGCAACCGGCAAACTAAAACTTGTAGTATAATTGAATGCAAATACGCCCTATTGTATTGGCTGCCTAGTTCTCTTGAACCCCCTTTCTGCCGTTCCGTCATTCATCATTCCTATGCCCGTGGTTGGCGTGTAAAGAGGGACTTTCTAATGGAGGGCAATCGCCTATTTATTGAGACACTTGGTGGCAAGCGCGCTGATAGTGGTGGCCAAGACCGCCGCATCCTCCTTGGCAACGGTATAGGTGCAGTTTGACTTGTTACCACCAGGAGTAATCTCAATGTGGTAGTCTCCGTCCGAGTCGATAGTATAGCTGTACTGGTAGGAAGTGCTAGTACTACTACTGCTGTTGTCGTTATGGTGACTATCGCTAGTGATGTTAATGACCTCGGGATCACCCTTGCGACAAGTGCGGCTGCCGACAAAGCTACCAAGGATACAGGCGGCAGTGTCAAAAATGTCACCAAtgatgttgccgttgccgttgcgAGGAGGGTCAAAGAGGCCGTTGACTGCCATTTGGGCCTGCTCCATCATGTGAGCTTGCTCCATCATCTGTGCCTGGCCGGCTTGCTGAGCTTGTTCCTAGACAAATGTTAGCATGGTTGAAGAATACCTCAACATATTGCGTATTGGGCCATGGACGTCTAGTCTCGGCTGAATAACCTACCATTGGGATAGCGAAGCCGGTAGCggcaaggagagaaaggatgGTGGCGCCAGCAGTCTTCATTTTGGACAAGGTAGTATCTCGGCGATGGGGAAATTGATAACAAGGTAGGTGGCTTTGTTGGCTCTGGAGCAGGAGTGATGGTTGGTGTCTGTATGTCGTTGAGAGAAGCTGGGCGAAATTGATGCCTTTTATACTTTTGCACCCCCGGCCATCAATGCGTGATCCCCTGCATTCTCTATAGGTAGGTGGTGATTGAGCACGTTAAGGGATGTATTGGCCAAAAATTTCATCCTAGGTTTACGAGTACCATTTTTGTCTTGGATATGAGGCGTGTTAAACACATCTCAGACATCCAAGTCAAGCGTGTGAGTGTCCAATCATCTACAGTGTGACCCACCACTGCTAAATTGCTTTGCATAGAGTCTACTGGCGGAATTCGGGGTTACGGATCGTGGTCTAAAATATCTTGTTTCGTAGGCGCTGAAACTAATCTTAATAGATAGTCTCCCTTGGCCAAAACCAGGCGATCGCATTCCGCCTCTGGTCCCGACAGTTTGGTGCCAAGGCAAGGAATGTAATATGGAGGAACCACTTGCATATATGCTCTATCCTTTGTCTGAGATGGTGTCACTCCAGCTCGGTAGGTAAATCTGAGCCGAGGGCAAGCAGCTGGCAACGTCTTATTATAAATGCTTTCTCCATGCACATATATTTCCCATGGCTTGCAGCTAGTTGAAACTAAATTGATGTATCCCATACCTACGATGATGAGCTCGTAGGGATGCTGGATTTCATCTTTGATCCCCGTCATGTCCTCAAAAACAGCAGGAGGCTATGGCATGCACTCCTTGACCAGTATGTATAACCAAGTTAAACAGAGGCTTGTATCTGTCCTTTGGGAATCCTCTCCATACCATCGGCTACTTTTTATCATCGTTCCGCATGCTTCAGCTGATGGTGTTGGCGGGTTAGAAAGTTCGATAAACCGTGGCCAAAGACATGTTAGCTAGGACAAGCTACACCCAGCGTAATTTTGAAAGCGCGAACTAAAGAGCAAAGGGAATTTGAGATTCGCAGTATGACGCTCCAGGGAAGTCCCGCTCTATTTGACTAGCCAACCATACATACTAGTATGTGATCTACTGAATGTAGATCCGGGCCAAATGGGTTTACCAACTATAGTCTCACGCAAGTCCCCTACAATAGGCCCCATATCGTCTCCCACTTGCCCCAGAGAGCGTCCTTTGAATTGCAGTGGGTGCTTCATTTAGGTCCCTCAATTTCATGGATAAAGGCCGTTGGTGAGGTTACAGACTATGGGCATGGGACTTCTCAGACACTGTTCCCAAGGGTTGGTCCTACATGAGACATGAAGACAAATCAAACATTCCGTCTCCTGACGTCTTCCGCCCTATTTGACGTCTTATTGCATGCCTCATATACCATTTCCGCTTAGCCAAGGCCCTTGGCCTCACCAGGATATGTAAGTTCTagcatcttcagcatcttcttcagaagTCTTCCGTCTCTCGCTTACTCCTCGTCGGAATCAGCTGCGGAAACAGAGCCGTTCCGCTGACGCTGCATATTTGGCGACACAATAAAATCATCGCACGACGTTTCTCCAAGGAATATATTGATGTATTCCTGCTTGGCGACTGAGTAGATGTGTGTCAAAGCATAGCGTACCTCCACGGCGCTTTCGAGGCCTCCTTCCTCAGGGGCCTTGATCTCCTTAAATCCTGCCTCCCAGGCCCAGTGTGCGCCATCAGGAACTGCATACCACGTCTTCACCAGATATTCATACTCAGAATAATCTGGAATGAGCTCATTTCCTGGCTCTTGCGGGAGTATAATCTCTCCAAGATACCAATGCGAAGCAACGGCATAATCGTTGACCGACATTGACTGGACGATACTATGGCGCCAATCTTCTGATTTATGGTTGGCCAAAGCCTGTTTTAGACGCTCGTGGACATACACGGCGTATGAGAAGAGTATAGACAGTGACTTCAGCGCCGACACTTGAGTCGAAAGAAAGATTGTGCGGCTGTGACTCTCATCGAAAGGCTGGACGTTGTCTCACcggatggtgatgatgtcgaaaTTGGAAAGTAGAAATAGGGTAGAAGAAGCGATTCCTGATCCTTGGTTAATGAACAGCCATGGTAAATTTGTATCAAAACACGTACCGCATAAAATAATAGACAATACAGCTTTAAGAAAAGAGTAAGCGAATGTAAAAGGAGTAGCCTTGATAAGAAGAGGAAACGTATAAGCGGGTAATGCTTTACTAATGGTAAGAGAAGGATAAACgtaagaggaagaaaagagagcgatGGGATTTATAATTGAATCCAGGCTTGCACACAAACGACAAGGTATCAAGGCATCAAGAGCAGGGCATTGGCTAGCAAATGCAAAGCGGTTGGCATCTGGTGGCGGAGTGCAGCTAAAGCAAAACGCCCTTCATATAAGACAGCAATCGTCAACTCCAATGCCTGTGCGCGCATGCACAGGATACGTGCATCCTGTCCTCGGAATTTGGGTTCTCAACATTGTAAGGTTCTCTACAGCTAAGCAAAAGTACCTCTCACTTCTCCCATCAATCACCAACACCGAGCACCCACGCAACCTCTGGGGTTTCTCTCCATTTGTATTTATCTATTCGTGTTGTATTTCCACTgttctctcctctttctctctttactTCTCTTTATCGTAGTTCCTCTGGATCATCCTAGcagccttctctctccagTCTGCTTCAAAATTCCTTCTGTCATCGCTGCCCATTATTATTCTAGCTTAGCTAAATGGCGCGTTCCAGCTTCATAACAGCCATATTCAGACATCATCAAAGTTTGTCACTCCCTTTTCACTGCCTACCTATCCTCATACTGACAGGTCATAGCCTAGGTAGATAGGCAACGATGCCAGCACCGCCCAAAGTCCTCCGTCTTTAGATCAACTCTTTCACATTATCAGTGAACGCAGCATTAGACATGCCTCTTTGGATATCTTTAGGCCTCAACCTGGGTATAGTAAACTCAGTAGTTCTATATCATGTCTTCTACTTACATCAT
The sequence above is drawn from the Trichoderma breve strain T069 chromosome 5, whole genome shotgun sequence genome and encodes:
- a CDS encoding nmrA-like family domain-containing protein; the encoded protein is MADQKLIVVLGATGNQGSSVVDTFLKDAAWRVRGLTRNPSSAKAKALSARGVEVVQADMDDVSSLSVAFREANAIFVVSDFWGIYGALAQQEKGTGEKPLNMLAGETELQQLKNAIDAASQVPSLERFILSTLSNVTKWSGGKYIHVYHFDFKSLASAYIEDKHPELWAKTSLFQAGLFLSTFVDSPSFMPRKIADGTAQFTTTMAPDVKFPWIAAEEDTGPFVKALVQEKPGKNLIAYREWATLREMVGAFQNASKTKSEVVVVPRDEANEFLPPDLKLEIDEGFLYFEEFGYEGRDDPTVVHPSQLKNPPELDTMEQYFRKVDLSRIFSA